One Cucumis melo cultivar AY chromosome 8, USDA_Cmelo_AY_1.0, whole genome shotgun sequence genomic window, CACTTCCTCGTTCTTTTTATATGCACTTGAGTCATTAAGCATTCGATAAGACTTCATTTGTTGTTCATCAATTGTCGTACAAAATTGAAGGGGGAATAAAACTTCTTTCATTATAGTCGCTGTTATAGGAAAAGGagtgttgttgatgttgatatagaaagaataagaataagagATTTAGAGGGGGAAGTGAATCGAATATAACTAAGTTTagagttaaaaaagaaaaataaaattttattttcgaaaaactttgaagattttataaaaccatatcttgtggtaaaaagaaaaaaaaacatttttgccttcttttttctttatgtgAAACTATCACATTTCCACAAGAATGCTGACTTCAAGTTTATATTGAGTTTAGTGTTCCCATCATCAATTGAGAGTAAATAATACCCTTTCCattattaaattttgaaacaacgATTTTGGTATTTGTAATTCTAAACGACACTTTTAGTCTATAAAGAGtgttttgattgatttgatgaACATTATATCCAATAATTATAATCTGCtccatattattattattattctattaTCATTTAGCAAAAGTTTAAGATCAGAACATCAATATTTGAGACAAATCCCAAATCACTTAAAAGGATCGTCACATAATAAAATTCATAGgcttatttaaattaaatttcaaattacaatttcaaattctttttgttttctaCTTCCTAAAGCTAATCCAAACGAACTCCAACTTATCAACTTTCAAGTAAGATTTTTGTgaatttttcaagaaaaaaaaaacaagtctcttttattaatataataacGAGACAAAGCTTAAAGTACAACTGAATTatacaataaattaaataaaattaagaattaGTAAGCACACCCAAACATTGTTAGGTTTTTGCTACTAAATATAGAATTGTTTAAAACGATAAATAAATATAACCCCCAATCATTAAAAATAGATGTCACACCATAAAATTCATCACTATCACAAATAATACAATAGATATTTGTTACTAAACATAATAAGCTTTAATAGAAGTAATGATGAAAAGAGTAAAAAGGAATAAAGTAACAATcctacactttttttttttttttttccatttggTAACCAATATTGTAGTACTTTATCTTTAGCTTTAAACGGTTCCAAATTGAAACACATCCCAAAAATACAAAAGGAAAAAGGACGAAAAGGGCAAAGTATGATGACTCAAGAATTTATTTGCCACTACCATACCAttggccttttttttttttgtaggttCAACCAGGTGTGAGGTGGGAAGATTTCAAACTTCTGAGCTCCCGAGCAAGAGAGTATATACACCAACCAGAACTCAATCTGTAGACCTATGTTCAGTTGACTACTACCCTACCACTACTTTTACACGATACAATTACAAGCCAATTTTAGTTTTAGAGGAATGTCAAAATGAAGAAGGTTGATGGATTGAtgtcaaaaaggaaaaaggacaATGTATGATGACTCAAGCTAAATGATTACTTCCAAATGAAAAAGAATTCATTCAAATACACTACAAGTGTGAAGTGGGAAATTCAAGCTTCTGATCGCTTGATTGAGAGAATATATACTTTAACCAATGTTCCAACCAATTCACCTACGTCCACGTAGGTTACTGCACTACCTTTCTTACATGATACAATTACAAGCCAATTTGTTTGGGGTTTCATAGAAAAGTCGAAATCAAAAGGAAAACAAAGCGTATGTTATTGAGAAGGTGGTAAAAGTCTGCAGGTTGGACAGTACCACTTTCCTTTAAATCTTGTTTCTGGTGTTAGTCCAACGCACGAATAATGAAACCATTCACCTCCTTGGCACTGTCAATGGCATAAAAAGCAGAAGAAAAAGGCAAAGGTTGTCATGAAATCCATAACCTGAATGCACTTTCAGTAGTTTAAGAAACGTTTGGTATATAATTGGTTTTTGAAGAttgtgctttttttttcttccattttttattCATGATTTTCATATAAGAATTATGTAGACATTTGATttcttaaaaaacaaaacaagtttttgaaaactactccttttagttttaaaaaattggaCTTTGGTTTGGAAAACTCCTAAAATGTAGGCAACAAAGTAACAAATGGAATAAgagtttataagcttaattatcaaaaatagaaaacaaaaaaccaaatgGTTAGCAAATCCTCAACTAAAAACTAAAACCATTATCTAATATGGGCTcggttgattttttttttgaaaaaatgctCATGCTCCATACCAGCATGAACAAGTCCTAACCCACGGGTAAATTTTATATCAATGATAAGGTTAACTATAGAGTACAtccttatttctattttttttcctttttttataaaagaaacaaattcTAAAGTAACAAACCACAAACCACAAACCAAAGACAAACCTCTCTAACCCACAAGCAACGAATTCAGGAAATTTTAAGAGCATATGCACAATCATACTGAAAAGGACCAGCTACGTTACATAAAATCACACATTATACACACAAAAAGCTATGGGATCAAATACATGAAGATATTTGCCGAGTTCAGAGGACATAAGACGGACAATAtccaaaaattcatttataGAAACTGCACAGCCTCATAACTTACTCTTACCATACAGGAAAACTTTGGTACTATGGAGACAATCATGAGGGGGCTGGGGAGGGAGAAAGAACAATAGCATTGTAGataaacaaaaaactaaaatagCAGGATGTGAATAATTGACAACATAGAAAAGAGGGGGGACTTACATTCTCATTGTCACAAGCAATCATATCTCCAAAAGACACCTACAAAAGAGGATAATTGGGGCAGTAACGGGCAATCAAGTTAGAGAAATTACGAAAATTTAGACTGTTTTGTAATGcttcttaaataaataaaaaaagaaagaaaaaaaaagatgattgaCTTGTCCACACTAAATCTAAATTTGCTTTCTCCCCGCCAACTTCCCTTCAAGGAAAGATTGACCCTAAATtgtctttccttttttatcatTAGCTTGTTATctatttaatttagatttaccCTAATTATCCTAGTATTCGGATTTCCACGTAACTCGGTGTCTATTTTCTTTTAGCACTTTTAATATGGTATCAAAGTAGGGTCACCGAACTTGACGAAATCCAAACTGACCACGAGACAGCTGCTGTGCCGCCACCAAAATCAACGCCGCCATGGAAAAACTACTCCAACGGCTTCAGAAGCCGCTGGTGAGTAGTTCTGTCTTACCCGTGGAGTCAGCCATGCCGCCTAGCAGAGGGAACGAGCCGCACACACCCAGCCTTTCCACCCATGCGCAGCTGTCCAATTCCTACGCAGTTCAGCCGGCTTACTCCCACCTGATTTCTCAAGTCTAGCGACAATATCCTTTTGGTTGGAAAAGgatttactcagacctatggtGTCGATTACTCAAAAACTTTTTTCCTTGTAGCAAAACTAAATAGAGTCCTGTTATTTGTTACTGTGAATAAAGATTGGCCCCTATAACAGCTAGATGTTAAAAATACATTCTTAAATGGAGACTTGAAAAAGGAAATCTACATGGGTCCCCCTTCAAGGTTTGAAGCCTAGTTTGATCATCGGGTTTGCAAACTCAAGGAGTCCTTGTATGGGCTAAGACAGTCACCGCGAGCATCGTTTAAAAGGTTTACTacttttgtcaagtcccaaggagTCAAGGGCACTCTGATCACACTTTGTTTATGAAAGTCTCCCAGGCTGGGAAGATCACTTTGTTGATtgtttatgttgatgacatttTTTTATTTGGGGATGACACTACTGAAAACATCCAAGTGATGAAGAATATGGGAGATAAATTTGAAACTAAAGACTTGGAAAATTTGAagtatttccttggaatggaggtagCTAGATCAAAAGAAGGTATCTCCGTATCTCAGAGGAAGTATACTTTGATTTGTTGACTGAAACAGGTATGCTAGGATGTTgtcctgctgatactcctattgaattcaactgtaaattGAGAAATTTAGGTGATAAAGTTCCAACTGAGAAAGAAAAACATTAGTGCCTTGTGAGAAAGTTGATTTACATGTCACACACTAGACCGGATATCTACTATGCTATGAGTGTCGTTAGCCAGTTAATGCAAACTCCCTATGAGGAACACGTGGAGTTAACAGAATTTTGAGGTACTTAAAAGCAACTTCTGATTAAGGGTTAATGTTTAGGAAGACCGACGGAAGAGCTATTGAGGCCAAAATTGATTCTGACTGTGCAAGGTCAGTTGTTGACAAGAATCCACCTCTAgctattgtacctttgtttgcaACAATCTCGTAAcctggaggagtaagaagcaaaagGTTATCTTCTAGCCAGAAGCAATGCTGAAGCTGAGTACAAGGGCTGTGAGTTCGGGGATATGAGAGAAAATTTGGCTTCATAAGGCTTTATCTGATCTTCATCAGGATTATGAGGTGTCGATGAAGTTATTTTGTGATAATAAGGTAGCTATTAGCATCGCCAACAatccagttcaacatgataTAACTAAACATGTGGAGATTGATCGACACTTCATTAAAGAAAGACTAGACAATGGTAGCATACACATTCCTTACATCCCCTCAAGCTATCAGGATGATGATGTTCTCACTAAGGGGCTTCTTAGACAGAGCTTTGATTCATGTGTTAGCAAGTTAGGTCTCATTGATATCTACATCTCAATTTGAcagggagtgttagaattagtgggcttggcTCAACGAAAGATTTACCCTacttgtctttcttttttttatcattaGCTTGTTGTCTATTTAATTTTCCCCTTTGAATCTTTTGTgaataaaagataataataagaaagttagatcgtggtttttcttctggtactcgggtttccacgtaactCGATGTCTATTTTCTTTTACCGCTTTTAATAATAACCACTTGCTGCTAACAATTCGTCTAGCCAACTCTATCTCATTTACCTACTAACTATTCCATAATCATACCTAGCACTACTCACCATCAAAAGTATCAAATTGTTTAGACTGTAGAGTGAATTTGGTGCTCCATTGCACAAGCTCCATCAAACAAAAGCtggaggaagaagatgatgaatgaagatgaaaagaaaaaccaatagTCTTTCTGTTTTCACTTTTTATTATTGATCTTTGAAACTAGTTCTTTCCTTTTGCTTTGACCTTTTTGTTCACGTCTCTTCACTCCAAGATTTCTTGCACCACTCAAGATAAACTAAAGCTAAAATTATCCCTCTCCAGAATTACATTCTTGAGCGATAGACTTAATTTCCAACTTCCAAAATGTAGTATTTTCTGATATGGATAAACCAATCTATTTCCTTTGCTTTCTCACTGAATTTTCCACTTAaatgttttctaaaaaaaatacagctatatttcttcattcaataaatattcaattCCTATGCTATTAAATATATTAGACCACgaataactttttctttttacatagCATAGTCTGCTTTGATCTATTAAACTGTTTCTCTCGTGGAGTGGTTCCATGAGATTGAAGCTTTCAGTTTAGTCACTTTTTCTTTCTCATCTCCAAAGGTGGTGGTTAGATGAGAGGGTTGAGGATTAAAGCTTCTAACAGGGGCTACTGTTTTCTCACGCATTACGTGAAAAATGTTTTCCCTTCCCTCTTCCTCTAATCATAACCACTTGCCCTGATTTCCCCTTAAACAACTCTAACCATTTCACATACACATACTCACTAAGTAACCAGTCTTCCAATAGCTAACAAAAAATTTGTCGTGTGCAAACAACGACAAATAAACATATGGCTGCCAAAACCATGAAAATGTTATAAAACGAATATATCCTTTGAAAAACTAAGTTCAACTTTCAAGAAAAGACATGTATGAATCCAAAATCAGAACCTGATGGCAAATGCAATACGTAGGTTCATTTGGATCAATGGGCTGATCCACATCGAGTGAAGGTGCAAAGTCCTTTTTATGGCTTCCTGGAGGAGGCATGAGCTCAAAATCTCGATCACGCTCCCTATCCCAATCTCGGTCCCTGTAATCTGGCCTCTTAGATTGAGGTGTTATAAATACTGGTCGGCGTCTTTCATTCTTCGAAACTAGTGGCAATGGTGGAAGAATTGCTGGTTCGTCTGGTGAAATTTTCCCCTCTGAAAAATAGTAAAAGGTTAAATTATCTATACAAACAAACTGAATGGAAGGAAAAGCCGAAAAGGTAAGCAATACATATCACTTGTTTGTTTGGCTAAACATAAAAAATTGACTTTGAGATTTATTGATAATTTGCTAACCATCAACTCTTCAGATAACAAAGAAATTAACCTTCAAATATTACATTGTAAAATAACTTGCGTTTCCCAGAAATAGCCAGGCTTCTAAGTCTCTGTACCTTGTTTCAGATCTTCCGCAAAGTTGTTTAGATCCTCATCAAGTCGTTTAATATGGCTATCTATCTGGACAAGTAAAAGCACATGAAGACCTCTAAGATAAGTCTAGAACATTTATTCTAAAATACCAATGGCATGTAGCTACTTAATGAATAAATTCTTCAGTACAACATTTCAAAAAGAGCAAACAGCCATCTGAAATTGTAAGAAATTGATATCAATCCCATTTTAAACGAAATCTACTCTGAAGTATTGCAACCCCCTAGACTCATTACACATtagaaaaatagtaataatCCGAATCCAAATCCATATCTTCTCGCCAGACAATCACGCAATTCAGGATCGCCCATTGTAAAAACAGATGAAAGAAACAATGAGAAACTAATAGAGGAGATAGAAATAAACAGCGATTGAACCAGGCAATCTGAAATCGTGGATAATAATTGAGAGatagagaaagaaacaaaaagcaCGATACCAGGTCGCCTGCTTGACGTGCCAACAAGACCTTTTCGGTACACAAACTCAACGCGTTATCCTGATTAGCCTCAATATCCTTCCGCAGTTTCTCAAAAGCAGACTCCTCATCctcattattactattaccaTATCCTTTCTTCGAGCTCTGCGTCGACAATCCCAAGCAATATTTGGTTTGCTGCCGAGTCTGGTCAATCATGGCTATAACAAAAGGAAAATCGAGAGCAATAAATCCATCCGAACACAAGATCTGtaaaaaagaatgaagaaagCAGAAAACGAGGGTTTTATTTACACTGTGATCGATCATCGAGTTCTCTGATTGTATTGAGTAGCCTCTGAAGTTCAGCAGGCAATGTGCTAGCGTCTATGAAGAATGAGAGAAGAGGAGAAGGAAATTAGAGAGGGAAAGAAAGGGAGggaaaaaaggaagagaaaagggaACGTACATTCCAAATAATCATCGACGTAGACTCCTGTACGAGCAATCGCCATGGTTGAGATTGAGTGAAGCTGGGTGATTTCTAGGGCTTGATTGAGGGAGTTTTTCGTTGAGTTTTTGCCTTTGGCTTGGCGCGCCCACTCTTCTTTGTttataaaacttttttttttattattattatttttctttaattgaagTGGGAAATTTTGAAATAGGGATTCAATCAttggttggttggttggttggttCTGATTTTGTGAAAACAGATTAGGGAAAAACGGCGTCGTCTCCTTCTAATGAAAACagaaatatatatcttttcctCCTATGATTTGCtccctttcttttcctttaacctatgttttaaaataacaatttattataaattacgaaattgttttaaataattataaaatataccaaaattttatattttaactaAACATTCATACATTTAGTTTAGGTTTTCGATCTACATCGATttctataaattttattaaaatattttgagtCGTTTCGttgtatttgaaaatgttttttatAATATTACGATTTTACCGAATTAAAATTTTGTCCTAAGTTTGTTTCATAATTTTCGATCTTTCATAGAATTCTTTTTTGGGATAGTTATAGCTAGCGTCTAGTTTTAAATATTAAGCACATTGTATATTAAATTCTGTTTACTTATTTTAATAAGTACTAGaattacttttaaatttcactttataattgtttttaattaattaatagatatTAATGACAACGACATAAGATATATATTTAGTTAAATTAAGGGTAACAACGTGATACCTAATTAAAATCCAAGCACTATAGATAgtaaaattgtaacattttgaaaaataaaatatttttcatatattcaTTATCTTTCGTTCAGATATAAAGAATGAACAAGCATCTCTAAGAGACAGAAAAGGAAGTCTAATAATGTTGTATTTAGAAGTTATTATTACTACCTCACTTTTTGTAAACTTTACGGACCGGTCCTTGGAATAGAATTTTTATtagaatatttgacaaaatgtTAGAGTAGTTTGAACTATTCTCTCGTTCAAGTAATTTTCAAAATCATCATTATCTCGTCGActcttattatttattataacaaattttagttaccatttgaaataatatgaataattttgaaaatgaaatataaAGTTAAAGATAGTAATTATTATCATCGTTGCATAAATGTTTTTACAATTCAATTCATTATCATCGTTGTTGTCAGCTTTATTTAACAATTCTAGATGCAATTCACATGTGAGAAATATGATGTATAATTTATAAAAACTAACaacttttttttgtaaatttacgatttattttttataaaatgttaATACTTTAAACTTAAAGAATTATTAAAATATGgcattttcaaaatgtttttgaTAAAATAGGGTTGTTTTAAAACTTATTAGAAATTTACTGCTACTCAAAGACGAGTGTCTAAGACTCGTGATATGGGAGAGAGAGGGAGTAGGACGAGTGTTCAACACTCGCCTTGGATTCATAtattccattttttattttccaccttttatcttatttttaaaatttatattaattttcatttatgatacaaatatttttttagaaatttaaataaaaaatagaaaaacactcaagatttcaacaaaaaaatgaaaagaaaaaacattgaataaaaatatgattcgtagttatatttcaatattaaaaaaattaatacattACATAAATTCATAATAcacttaaaattttaatttttatagatatatattttgaaactaATATGAAATTAAATGAGCGCGAAATATACATTGTTTTTATCGGTTTTTTATACTTAAGAGGATTAGTGTataattttagggttttttatgtagtttttttttatatatttgttttttaaacaaaaaaagatTGGTTTTGctatttgatttttctaatgTGAACAA contains:
- the LOC103485975 gene encoding PHD finger protein ING2 isoform X2, whose protein sequence is MIIWNILCSDGFIALDFPFVIAMIDQTRQQTKYCLGLSTQSSKKGYGNSNNEDEESAFEKLRKDIEANQDNALSLCTEKVLLARQAGDLIDSHIKRLDEDLNNFAEDLKQEGKISPDEPAILPPLPLVSKNERRRPVFITPQSKRPDYRDRDWDRERDRDFELMPPPGSHKKDFAPSLDVDQPIDPNEPTYCICHQVSFGDMIACDNENCQGGEWFHYSCVGLTPETRFKGKWYCPTCRLLPPSQ
- the LOC103485975 gene encoding PHD finger protein ING2 isoform X1, encoding MAIARTGVYVDDYLEYASTLPAELQRLLNTIRELDDRSQSMIDQTRQQTKYCLGLSTQSSKKGYGNSNNEDEESAFEKLRKDIEANQDNALSLCTEKVLLARQAGDLIDSHIKRLDEDLNNFAEDLKQEGKISPDEPAILPPLPLVSKNERRRPVFITPQSKRPDYRDRDWDRERDRDFELMPPPGSHKKDFAPSLDVDQPIDPNEPTYCICHQVSFGDMIACDNENCQGGEWFHYSCVGLTPETRFKGKWYCPTCRLLPPSQ